In the genome of Spodoptera frugiperda isolate SF20-4 chromosome 1, AGI-APGP_CSIRO_Sfru_2.0, whole genome shotgun sequence, the window CTCTCCTCGTCAGTGTTGTGCCTGTACCTTCGATTCacgaaataattttgttttgatttaggTTTAGTACTAACGTAGGTTTAAGGAAGATTGTTACTAACCAGATTGAGCTTCTttgcttttaaataaacataaataaaaaaaatgttatagtttcttaatattaatgtttctaagttataaataaaaaaatccatgtATTTATTTGACTAAGTAGTTGTTGTATTTGTTCTAGGTATCCATCGTATACGACATATTGTCACCATTGCGGAGGTGACctggattccgcacagcacacgctcgaGGAGTGCCCAGCGTGGACCTCTGAGCGGCGGGTCCTTGTCACCAGGATCGGGCGAGATTTGTCTCTGTCAGCAGTAGTTAAGGCTATGTTGGCAGAGACAGAAAATTGGAGGGAAGTGGcttccttttgtgagactgtaatgtcccaaaaggatgctgctgagcgggatcgcgagagggccgatcctgctcgtagaaggcgtcgaggaggCAACCGCCTTGACGCCTAATACGCCGAAATTCCGCTTGTATCAATACAGTTTCTTGTTTTGAGTGccaacttaactttattttatattttttaaataattgtatattttattttatatttacatttttgtgatttttcggACCCGGATATAGGGAGACTTTCGATAGATTTTTTTGGCAAAACTAAAAGTCGTATCGATGCCGGATTTTCGATGTGATGCTTAGAATGATATATACTACCGGAAACTGGGGATACTTTgatcaattttcaactttatatgaTTCTAGCATTCTCATTTTTAGcgagattattattatttaaaagtataataatcGGTTTTTGTATAGATTTGAATAAGCTAATTTTAACatgcaaaattttaattattctaagaaaaaatattaaaatgtaagcGATCAAAGTTAAACCGTGAGTGGGAATACTTTGATCACCCATGTTTTTACTATGGAATTCGAACGTAGACTCGAAACGATACTACGGAAAAAAATAATCGAAAAAATCGACcgataatttttcattttataagcATTTTAATGCTTTGGGGTAACTTtgatcatataaataaaacagattttACTCTAATCAGTCTTTATTTCACAACTTACgaacataatttgtttttacttgAAAATAAGCAATAGTTTAACTATCAAATCACAGAAAATTGTATTCTAATCAgttcttttcttatttttaaattaaattactaagcACAATGTCTACTCAGTAAACAACAATCAACATTCCCTATTAATTGGCAGTATTTCGACACCTGATTGGCGCTTATTATGAAACTTATCTAAatatatacagggttaaagggtaagtcgacctaaatcctttaagacgtgatagtttacatcattcctgactgatttgaccatgggaccccatatcccaaacttaaccgttttcaaattatcggcattttaacttttttgataaaatttcccatttttttggcaaTTTCTCCCTTGTGAGTCCGtgtgttcgggcggtgagctacccttgctcgccgtccgcaggcccgcactggacactaattatcccaataagtggatcgggagaggcggacctgtaccgtggccagctagaagttcagacctgacccctatggatttttatgtgtgcgcctcaaagagccatcagaccaccacagatggagcccagtagggctgatgcctgatccggagctgcggactacctaacgggtttaccggggcttcggctcgaaaagcaggagaaggaacagggtggtttttagtcagtaagagtctgacactccctctcgcctcgcccaaggtgggagaagtcattggatgattttctccactcaaaaaaaaagccactccctgacactccttctgaagtgaagtgaaccagtttgttttattttgttatctgactcaagttaaatttgaagcttaaatatcgatattcttattactaccttgtagtacttcatcgatgttttgggAAAGAATTTTggcaaattattccctatcatgttataccttatcagaaagctgaagaattgtagatattttaacgcacatttgcagaacagttgtcatagacttttttaaatatcttacaaagaaaaacaacttatcacaaatttatttactttttttaacattcgatcgtctgctacgactcagttggtacagttatttacagttttagttttctaaataataaagcaactaatctactacacaaaaaagcaaaaacaaaacaaaatttagtcaccaaacacaaaacaagggagaaattgccaaaaaaatgggaaattttatcaaaaaagttaaaatgccgataatttgaaaacggttaagtttgggatatggggtcccatggtcaaatcagtcaggaatgatgtaaactttcacgtcttaaaggatttaggtcgacttaccctttaaccctgtatatatatctatacatataataaaatcgtagaaaagtgctgtctgtacattgaaaataaaaataaaaaaaatagcaggggttattgttatgtcgatgtcgaacccaaaaatgtaattaacttttttttgtctgtttgtctgtttgtctgtttgtctgtttgtctgtttgtctgtttgtctgttcgtctgtgcgcgctaatctcagaaacggctgatccgagttggatgcggttttcacgaatatattgtgggatgcttaaatttacatttagtgtttgtttcatgtcaatcggttcataaataaaaaagttatgtcaaattaaagaatcacgtcgaacattctatgcttataccattaatctccgcaactatttgacggatttggttgaaatttggtacagatatagtttagaaccttagaaaggacatagatatatttttatttcaaaaatcaaaaaataaaatctatacatataataaaatcgtagaaaagtgctgtctgtacattgaaaataaaaataaaaaaaatagcaggggttattgttatgtcgatgtcgaacccaaaaatgtaattaactttttttttgtctgtttgtctgtttgtctgtttgtctgtttgtctgtttgtctgttcgtctgtgcgcgctaatctcagaaacggctgatccgagttggatgcggttttcacgaatatattgtgggatgcttaaatttacatttagtgtttgtttcatgtcaatcggttcataaataaaaaagttatgtcaaattaaagaatcacgtcgaacattctatgcttataccattaatctccgcaactatttgacggatttggttgaaatttggtacagatatagtttagaaccttagaaaggacatagatatatttttatttcaaaaatcaaaaaataaaaataagaaataaattatttattaataattctatgtcgatcgttacacgacttcggttcatgttattgttttaatttatcgaaaaaaagtaaataaaataatagtaaaaaggtatgaaaaaaataatatcaatataataaaacatttagtacaaagaaaatgctctaacggagtatagataattctatgtcgatcgttacacgacttcggttcatgttattgttttaattcatcgaaaaaaagtaaataaatagtgaaaaggtatgaaaaaaataatatcaatataattaaacttttagtacaaagaaaatgcccgaacggagtataaataaataatccaagttgtctttatcctcgatagatggcgttgggatcgaaatagatcgcgctatggtttcgttacattcatttagttgggtatcggccgagcgtttcggtactatcgtagaaaaagtgtattatcagtcgtatgattatttgtctgtagtggtcctgctgtttcgtatattctaaattggtttcgttgtatttgtcaattaataagtttatttgttgggttttcctggttttttggttaaactatttaacgtaggtttagtttgatatcgattattagtagttactgtagttagtttttttaataaaattgtaagtctattttttttttattagattagatttaagtcgtttcttttaaattatttagtttaagcttggttattatagcatagaggataggttgtaagatagtttcttttttagttgttataaattcgtaattcgtagctttctttagttttaagttagtttaagtccgtttttaaacttttttcaatgccctaagtgagtatacatctattaaattcaaacgcagagctcattatgttgatttttgaagagttccctggaatatcttccacatctcatttttgaagagatcccgcgagatcgggaactatgtggttaaaaccaaaaatttgccggaagtcactattccacgcgaacgaagtcgcgggcaaaagctagtatatatATAACTTCGGGATGACTAAAAATAGCTTGAGCACTTGGAGTTCTAGTAAAGTTTCCtttgtatttattgtacagAGTACCAAAAGGAACATCATATTCTCTGGGTGCAGCCCGTAAAGACATAGCTCCTGTCACTACTCTTGACAAAGCTTCATTTAATAGTTCGTCACTGTAGTTTATATATCTTCTCGTTCcgggtttttttttgtaatctcgCGGCATGATGTTTCTGAagcaatagataaataataatataaagaatcATAAGAATCGGATAAAAGTAGTTAACCACACCCTTACTTTAAAACGTAGGTACCTTGATCACCGATCAATCTCACCCAGCCTGTTGATCAATGTCACCCCGTGTTAATTTTTTGCCAATAATACAAGCAAATTTTGAGGTTaggaaattacaatatttttttatagttcacAAATTAAAGTTAAACTAACCCAATATACATTGAATTATGCCTATACACAAAGCAAATTAGTTACGGATAAAGTTTTGCaggctttaaaaaatattattaggtagTTACTCAccttttcaattgttttatgcAAAACTAGCCGCTGCACTCGCCTATACTTCTAAGGGAACGATGGCTGACGATCAGTGTTgccaacacacaaaaaaaagTGGGCTAGTGCGTTCCGTTTTCTCAATATTTGCACTTAAGTTTCTAAAAGAAGTTTCGATCAATGTCGCCCCGCGGTTTAAAGTAACCCCATTCTACCAGTaacgattttaacaataaaaagggcATGAGACAAAATCGGgttttctaaaacactgtgcgaCAGCATTATCACACTGGCGCtggttttttaaacttaatttataaatgaCTCGCCCACGTGACATGAGCGTAATGATTATCTTCTTACCGACTAGAATATATTTCAGGATCCCCACTACTTGCGCAGATAGCACCTTTTGGCACTTTCCGGATTACTTGCACGCATGCGTCTCTCTCCCAAACGTGTTGCTCGATATACTTAAGAAATTCATCATATACTCCATTTATTTCCTAAAAAGAAAGTTTTGTCACAGATTGGAGTAAGTTGACATAGTGGCCACTGcactacaaataaaatgtacaatttggaatatgtatatgttacggtaaatctgattaattgaaaattattaataattttccaaaattattaataataaccacacgttTTAGTAAaagtgaataatcgatcgaaatttattacttttagtagtgattattaataattcacgacacatattggtgaaagtaataaaataaatataaaccctatgttttttgaccagcaggtatttatttataatattaaacaccgtcttacgattatattaattagagatcacacaaacaaggttacttgtacttggttttaaccgaaaggacaacaaattcacatatattatataactagaatattaaatagtgctCTTCTAGggcgagtaggggtagctcgccgcccgaccggAATCAGAATCGTGTGTGCGGCGCGTCGAGTTCTGCGCGTGTAAAATTCTTGTAAAATctaatctaccatcaaacttatgcagaaaagtctatcgtggtacatgaaattgtaacaaaaataaaattaaacaattattgtatcattaacaaaatcaacacgaatcctaaaagcaatcatcaataatcatatttggtttgcctgtaaatcttctgtagcacctataaaagcatcaaagtaaaattttaaaagtattatcatagaattcaacaaatatttgttgtgcaagtacaatatattgccttttaaattgaaataaaaataacatattggCCACTTAtcacatttatcactactagggtaaaattattaataataagcgacaaatgtgattaatttatcacttttacctcgagtttcggtaattattaataatagtagataattattaataattttcaattattcactcttaccgtaacatatatataagttacacaaaaatacttacgtcATAAAGACCCCAACCAGCTATTCGTGCTTTTTCAAAATAAGGTGGGTTTGGCACGATAGCAATGCGTTTAATGTTTGGGCCAAATTTTATAGTAGAGGTAATTATCGCCAATCCTATGTCATAAGATACCTTTTTAGAAGTATAATCCTTGTGTATACTGTAAGATTTAACTATGCTTGAAAAGCCCTTATCTCTGTTGACATGTCCCATATTAGCAGCAATTTTACTTTCCGGTAGACAGCCGTACAAGCAGTGCGCTGCTGTCAATATGATTTTTTGGTTCAAAATGGAACCACCGCAGATCCAACTAGAAGGAGCCTCATAATCCTGTTCTTGACAAATCACTCCAAGAAACGCAGAGTGAGGAAATTCAGTTATGTCAGCTTGCTTTCCTCCGACCACATTACCTTCCATGGCGCTTTCCACGGCTGTCAAACTCAAGAGAGTAACAACAAAATACCTTATATGTATCATGACTGTACTAACAGCACGCCTGCGTACTGAGTGAACGTCAACTGCTTGCACAAACTCTTATCTCTTAATTAATCGTTTGACTAAGTCATTACTACTTTATGGATTCATAAAAACGATTTCGCATAAATACTAGTTTTTAAGATGGATTCGCgtctgaaatattattttacaatattttattagaacagGTGCAAGTGCAACAAGTCCACAgctattatattgttttattttttatattttatgtaaatatctttatttgttaTCTATAAGTATCAGTATTGAAGGCTTGTCCGGTCCTTGATTTTCTCAATTGACCATACTACCGAGTAACCGAGTAACGACCAGGTAACAatccacaaataaaaaatcccTTAATGGCCGGTAACACACAACTCCTTTAGTGTTGccagtatatatatatacatatatatatatatatatatatataggtaaaCTATGGGCGTAACGAAATATATCTGTATTCACATTCACACTAAAGTGAGTAAAGAACCAAAtgaaaaatgacaaaatattcGAACTTGACATACCCCAGTCTTTAATGAGTCTTCgttaataatatgtaatgacATACGATGTGTAAAAGTTTTCATTTCGtgacaattattttgtttcatacgAGTTAGACATTTTGCAAGTAAAACATCATTGTTTTTCTGTCGCTATAAAGATAAGATCCCTATAAATTGATAGTGCTtccatttttatattatcaccTATATGAAACCGGTgaactgaaaatatttaaaaccaaCATTTCCAATAAGGCTTTGCCTGTCCCGTAAACGAAACCCAAGTATCGAggtaattatttacctattttctatgaaaatgaCATCATcacacggaaaaccgacgtaaaatatATTGCATTGCCGCCTcatgtttcgtcgtgtgagtgaggttaccggagggccTATAACcccaatgttcccaatccccgaatccccaacaaccctcaaattcctcaCCACCAAAAagtcaaaaatacaatttaacgcctctggtgttttgggtgttctACGGCggttgtttaccatcaggcgacccGTCTGCCCGTTTAGTCATAAAAATGATACTTACCGAGCAATATAATCCGATTCCTGAATACTGTTCGCACACAAAGTGCCTATTGGCATGCCTAGAACTTGCTTTCTGCAAAAGCATTTATCTAACACTATCTGGTCGATCGACTTAAGGACGTTTGTCTGCGTTTCTTTTATTTCCtgtaagtaattaaaaagcCAATTAGTGTAATACCCATGTATTtggttaaatacatttttaggccatacaatttgtggcgttataatttcttaaaaaaagcttACATCGGTATATCCCCATCCAGCAACCTGCGCCTTCTCAAAGTACGGCGGCTTCATCATCAAAGCTATCCTTTTCACGTTCACACTAAATCTGATTATTGTTCTAAGTGTCATCAGTGCAATATCATTAGCCGTTTTAACTGGATCATAATGCTCATGTATGAGATATGTTTTAACTGTGGACTTCGCGCCATGTGCTTTGTGACTATGGCCCACTGTCGTGCTGATGATAGTGTCGGGGCCGCAGCCAAATAAACAATGGGCTGCTGTTAGTGTAATCTTCTGGTTGACGATAGAAGCTCCACAAACAAAGTACGATGTCCGTTCCTCAGTCACACACTTTACACTCACAAACGCAGAATGTGGGAAGTTCGATATGGCAACGTATTCTCCTCCTCCTAtcagtaacataatatttgacTCAACAAACGATTTAAAGCATATTACGAATACAACAATTATTCTATCAATCATTTTGGATTGTTCGTTTTAGCCTTTGTTGATCACACTACATACGGTTGTCGATTAATAAACGTCTCAAATCGTTTTTTATTCCAATCGCTTAGATTTTTACGGACTATTAAACCTTTGGAAGCTGGTAGTAACATAGGTTAGTACCGTACACAGTTTCTTTTAGAGAtttagtacaataatattatgacatcATTAGCCTTATGCTTAGCACATTAAAGGTGGACGCATTCTATCAC includes:
- the LOC118273537 gene encoding chymotrypsin-1 isoform X3 produces the protein MIHIRYFVVTLLSLTAVESAMEGNVVGGKQADITEFPHSAFLGVICQEQDYEAPSSWICGGSILNQKIILTAAHCLYGCLPESKIAANMGHVNRDKGFSSIVKSYSIHKDYTSKKVSYDIGLAIITSTIKFGPNIKRIAIVPNPPYFEKARIAGWGLYDEINGVYDEFLKYIEQHVWERDACVQVIRKVPKGAICASSGDPEIYSSRGDSGSALVVRGFIQIGIVSYKVPLVSRSLVVYTDTGYFYDWIKEHAKKLYCPDAKSRPKK
- the LOC118273537 gene encoding chymotrypsin-2 isoform X4, with amino-acid sequence MIHIRYFVVTLLSLTAVESAMEGNVVGGKQADITEFPHSAFLGVICQEQDYEAPSSWICGGSILNQKIILTAAHCLYGCLPESKIAANMGHVNRDKGFSSIVKSYSIHKDYTSKKVSYDIGLAIITSTIKFGPNIKRIAIVPNPPYFEKARIAGWGLYDEINFKVDNILKYVNQYIWKRAACKQLISKLSKGTICASSGDPEAYSSRGDSGSALVVRGFIQIGIVSYKVPLVSRSLVVYTDTGYFYDWIKEHAKKLYCPDAKSRPKK
- the LOC118273537 gene encoding chymotrypsin-1 isoform X7; this translates as MIDRIIVVFVICFKSFVESNIMLLIGGGEYVAISNFPHSAFVSVKCVTEERTSYFVCGASIVNQKITLTAAHCLFGCGPDTIISTTVGHSHKAHGAKSTVKTYLIHEHYDPVKTANDIALMTLRTIIRFSVNVKRIALMMKPPYFEKAQVAGWGYTDEIKETQTNVLKSIDQIVLDKCFCRKQVLGMPIGTLCANSIQESDYIARGDSGSALVVRGFIQIGIVSYKVPLVSRSLVVYTDTGYFYDWIKEHAKKLYCPDAKSRPKK